Proteins co-encoded in one Tachysurus fulvidraco isolate hzauxx_2018 chromosome 17, HZAU_PFXX_2.0, whole genome shotgun sequence genomic window:
- the tmco6 gene encoding transmembrane and coiled-coil domain-containing protein 6 isoform X3 has product METNCTPFSQDQIREMLHNVQHGGEEKAAHLVMLRKALRDPQTHPIFTKKENSMYVLVGQLSGHNAQCQLEAVRCLYELSNSPHPGVGQSCLSATPYLLTYLSSPSAKLTELCLYTLGNLWPEGAVVKEKLLVQGIVPALANCIQNQRCKLAVMEAVGFTLSQLLQDKDAADKVIPMVMSSGFVPYLISLLTPDPEFGMGAAIECAWCLHYIVSRTNDASTLITEGLLSQCSNLLITLGGAVAEVSTNDGMELLIWPLLRCLGNMLASGVCEAAGCTVGKEDVRLLAALCVFSQTYLTSHCALSRESLWVLNNLTAGSPMFCSAVLFLKMVPSLLQLLPFANGINTMVLRILGNIAHSGPGYCIQLMQAGLLSVLCATLKMADPGIVTLSLEVLHLLIANSPQVAEEFIRLDGIPLLEAIQYNNEDEQRLRASYILDHYLHAR; this is encoded by the exons ATGGAAACAAACTGTACTCCTTTTTCTCAAGACCAG attcgAGAGATGTTGCACAATGTGCAGCATGGTGGAGAAGAGAAAGCTGCTCATCTGGTGATGCTGAGAAAGGCACTAAGAGACCCTCAGACTCACCCCATCTTCACTAA gaaGGAGAACAGCATGTATGTGCTGGTTGGTCAGCTCAGCGGACACAATGCTCAGTGCCAGCTGGAGGCAGTGAGGTGTCTTTATGAGCTGTCCAACTCTCCTCACCCTGGTGTGGGCCAGTCATGCTTGTCTGCAACCCCGTATCTTCTCACATATCTGTCCAGCCCAAGTGCCAAACTGACA GAGCTTTGCCTGTACACATTAGGCAATCTGTGGCCAGAGGGTGCTGTAGTAAAAGAGAAGCTGCTGGTCCAGGGGATAGTGCCTGCTCTGGCTAACTGCATCCAG AATCAAAGATGTAAGCTGGCAGTGATGGAGGCAGTGGGCTTTACATTGTCACAGCTGCTTCAGGATAAAGATGCTGCAGACAAAGTTATCCC GATGGTCATGTCCTCTGGTTTCGTCCCTTATTTAATTTCGCTTCTGACTCCAGATCCAGAGTTTGGTATGGGAGCTGCAATCGAATGTGCCTGGTGTTTACATTACATAGTATCACG TACTAATGATGCCTCTACCTTGATAACTGAAGGACTCCTTTCACAGTGCAGTAACCTGCTGATTACACTAGGAGGGGCTGTTGCTGAAGTAAGCACTAATGATGGTATGGAATTG CTGATCTGGCCCTTGCTGCGCTGCCTGGGTAACATGCTTGCCAGCGGGGTGTGCGAGGCTGCAGGATGCACAGTGGGAAAAGAGGATGTCCGTCTCTtagctgctctgtgtgtgttcagccaGACTTACTTAACCTCCCACTGTGCACTGAGCAGGGAGAGCCTGTGGGTCCTGAACAATCTCACAG CGGGTTCACCGATGTTTTGTTCAGCTGTACTGTTCTTGAAGATGGTACCATCTCTTCTCCAGCTTTTACCCTTTGCGAATGGAATCAATACCATG GTGTTAAGAATTCTGGGTAACATTGCTCACAGTGGTCCAGGATACTGTATTCAGCTGATGCAAGCAGGTCTACTCTCTGTCCTTTGTGCCACACTCAAAATGGCTGATCCAGGCATAGTAACACTGAGCCTGGAGGTGCTGCATTTGCTCATAGCTAATAGCCCACag GTAGCTGAAGAGTTTATCAGGCTGGATGGCATTCCTCTATTGGAAGCAATTCAATATAACAATGAAGATGAGCAACGTCTTCGGGCATCTTACATCTTAGACCACTACCTTCATGCTCGCTAA
- the tmco6 gene encoding transmembrane and coiled-coil domain-containing protein 6 isoform X2: MWRLKTVRHKSSVSVKDLEEFKEKRREHEKVLRQTRRDRQLVSKRLLLNDEEQENDLMETNCTPFSQDQIREMLHNVQHGGEEKAAHLVMLRKALRDPQTHPIFTKKENSMYVLVGQLSGHNAQCQLEAVRCLYELSNSPHPGVGQSCLSATPYLLTYLSSPSAKLTELCLYTLGNLWPEGAVVKEKLLVQGIVPALANCIQNQRCKLAVMEAVGFTLSQLLQDKDAADKVIPMVMSSGFVPYLISLLTPDPEFGMGAAIECAWCLHYIVSRNLLITLGGAVAEVSTNDGMELLIWPLLRCLGNMLASGVCEAAGCTVGKEDVRLLAALCVFSQTYLTSHCALSRESLWVLNNLTAGSPMFCSAVLFLKMVPSLLQLLPFANGINTMVLRILGNIAHSGPGYCIQLMQAGLLSVLCATLKMADPGIVTLSLEVLHLLIANSPQVAEEFIRLDGIPLLEAIQYNNEDEQRLRASYILDHYLHAR, from the exons ATGTGGCGACTGAAAACAGTGCGACACAAATCGAGTGTCTCTGTAAAAGATTTGGAGGAGtttaaagagaagagaagagaacatgAAAAAG TCCTGAGACAGAccaggagagacagacagctggTCAGTAAAAGGCTTCTGTTAAATGATGAGGAGCAGGAAAATGACCTGATGGAAACAAACTGTACTCCTTTTTCTCAAGACCAG attcgAGAGATGTTGCACAATGTGCAGCATGGTGGAGAAGAGAAAGCTGCTCATCTGGTGATGCTGAGAAAGGCACTAAGAGACCCTCAGACTCACCCCATCTTCACTAA gaaGGAGAACAGCATGTATGTGCTGGTTGGTCAGCTCAGCGGACACAATGCTCAGTGCCAGCTGGAGGCAGTGAGGTGTCTTTATGAGCTGTCCAACTCTCCTCACCCTGGTGTGGGCCAGTCATGCTTGTCTGCAACCCCGTATCTTCTCACATATCTGTCCAGCCCAAGTGCCAAACTGACA GAGCTTTGCCTGTACACATTAGGCAATCTGTGGCCAGAGGGTGCTGTAGTAAAAGAGAAGCTGCTGGTCCAGGGGATAGTGCCTGCTCTGGCTAACTGCATCCAG AATCAAAGATGTAAGCTGGCAGTGATGGAGGCAGTGGGCTTTACATTGTCACAGCTGCTTCAGGATAAAGATGCTGCAGACAAAGTTATCCC GATGGTCATGTCCTCTGGTTTCGTCCCTTATTTAATTTCGCTTCTGACTCCAGATCCAGAGTTTGGTATGGGAGCTGCAATCGAATGTGCCTGGTGTTTACATTACATAGTATCACG TAACCTGCTGATTACACTAGGAGGGGCTGTTGCTGAAGTAAGCACTAATGATGGTATGGAATTG CTGATCTGGCCCTTGCTGCGCTGCCTGGGTAACATGCTTGCCAGCGGGGTGTGCGAGGCTGCAGGATGCACAGTGGGAAAAGAGGATGTCCGTCTCTtagctgctctgtgtgtgttcagccaGACTTACTTAACCTCCCACTGTGCACTGAGCAGGGAGAGCCTGTGGGTCCTGAACAATCTCACAG CGGGTTCACCGATGTTTTGTTCAGCTGTACTGTTCTTGAAGATGGTACCATCTCTTCTCCAGCTTTTACCCTTTGCGAATGGAATCAATACCATG GTGTTAAGAATTCTGGGTAACATTGCTCACAGTGGTCCAGGATACTGTATTCAGCTGATGCAAGCAGGTCTACTCTCTGTCCTTTGTGCCACACTCAAAATGGCTGATCCAGGCATAGTAACACTGAGCCTGGAGGTGCTGCATTTGCTCATAGCTAATAGCCCACag GTAGCTGAAGAGTTTATCAGGCTGGATGGCATTCCTCTATTGGAAGCAATTCAATATAACAATGAAGATGAGCAACGTCTTCGGGCATCTTACATCTTAGACCACTACCTTCATGCTCGCTAA
- the tmco6 gene encoding transmembrane and coiled-coil domain-containing protein 6 isoform X1 gives MWRLKTVRHKSSVSVKDLEEFKEKRREHEKVLRQTRRDRQLVSKRLLLNDEEQENDLMETNCTPFSQDQIREMLHNVQHGGEEKAAHLVMLRKALRDPQTHPIFTKKENSMYVLVGQLSGHNAQCQLEAVRCLYELSNSPHPGVGQSCLSATPYLLTYLSSPSAKLTELCLYTLGNLWPEGAVVKEKLLVQGIVPALANCIQNQRCKLAVMEAVGFTLSQLLQDKDAADKVIPMVMSSGFVPYLISLLTPDPEFGMGAAIECAWCLHYIVSRTNDASTLITEGLLSQCSNLLITLGGAVAEVSTNDGMELLIWPLLRCLGNMLASGVCEAAGCTVGKEDVRLLAALCVFSQTYLTSHCALSRESLWVLNNLTAGSPMFCSAVLFLKMVPSLLQLLPFANGINTMVLRILGNIAHSGPGYCIQLMQAGLLSVLCATLKMADPGIVTLSLEVLHLLIANSPQVAEEFIRLDGIPLLEAIQYNNEDEQRLRASYILDHYLHAR, from the exons ATGTGGCGACTGAAAACAGTGCGACACAAATCGAGTGTCTCTGTAAAAGATTTGGAGGAGtttaaagagaagagaagagaacatgAAAAAG TCCTGAGACAGAccaggagagacagacagctggTCAGTAAAAGGCTTCTGTTAAATGATGAGGAGCAGGAAAATGACCTGATGGAAACAAACTGTACTCCTTTTTCTCAAGACCAG attcgAGAGATGTTGCACAATGTGCAGCATGGTGGAGAAGAGAAAGCTGCTCATCTGGTGATGCTGAGAAAGGCACTAAGAGACCCTCAGACTCACCCCATCTTCACTAA gaaGGAGAACAGCATGTATGTGCTGGTTGGTCAGCTCAGCGGACACAATGCTCAGTGCCAGCTGGAGGCAGTGAGGTGTCTTTATGAGCTGTCCAACTCTCCTCACCCTGGTGTGGGCCAGTCATGCTTGTCTGCAACCCCGTATCTTCTCACATATCTGTCCAGCCCAAGTGCCAAACTGACA GAGCTTTGCCTGTACACATTAGGCAATCTGTGGCCAGAGGGTGCTGTAGTAAAAGAGAAGCTGCTGGTCCAGGGGATAGTGCCTGCTCTGGCTAACTGCATCCAG AATCAAAGATGTAAGCTGGCAGTGATGGAGGCAGTGGGCTTTACATTGTCACAGCTGCTTCAGGATAAAGATGCTGCAGACAAAGTTATCCC GATGGTCATGTCCTCTGGTTTCGTCCCTTATTTAATTTCGCTTCTGACTCCAGATCCAGAGTTTGGTATGGGAGCTGCAATCGAATGTGCCTGGTGTTTACATTACATAGTATCACG TACTAATGATGCCTCTACCTTGATAACTGAAGGACTCCTTTCACAGTGCAGTAACCTGCTGATTACACTAGGAGGGGCTGTTGCTGAAGTAAGCACTAATGATGGTATGGAATTG CTGATCTGGCCCTTGCTGCGCTGCCTGGGTAACATGCTTGCCAGCGGGGTGTGCGAGGCTGCAGGATGCACAGTGGGAAAAGAGGATGTCCGTCTCTtagctgctctgtgtgtgttcagccaGACTTACTTAACCTCCCACTGTGCACTGAGCAGGGAGAGCCTGTGGGTCCTGAACAATCTCACAG CGGGTTCACCGATGTTTTGTTCAGCTGTACTGTTCTTGAAGATGGTACCATCTCTTCTCCAGCTTTTACCCTTTGCGAATGGAATCAATACCATG GTGTTAAGAATTCTGGGTAACATTGCTCACAGTGGTCCAGGATACTGTATTCAGCTGATGCAAGCAGGTCTACTCTCTGTCCTTTGTGCCACACTCAAAATGGCTGATCCAGGCATAGTAACACTGAGCCTGGAGGTGCTGCATTTGCTCATAGCTAATAGCCCACag GTAGCTGAAGAGTTTATCAGGCTGGATGGCATTCCTCTATTGGAAGCAATTCAATATAACAATGAAGATGAGCAACGTCTTCGGGCATCTTACATCTTAGACCACTACCTTCATGCTCGCTAA